GAAAGAGATTATCGTCAAGCGGATGAAGTGGGCGAAGTAGTTTTGCGGCGTGTCTTTATTTTGGGCGTTTATTGGCTTTTTTGTTTTGCCGCGACGCTTTCCGGGGACTGCGGGGACCCTCCCCCACGAAGCTACGGCCCGGTCGGGCTACTCGCGCCAAAAAGGCCCATTCGCAATCGGAGTTGGAGTCTTCCTTCGTCAGCCTCCAACTCCGTTGCTCATTGGGCCTTTTTGACGCTCCTACGCCCTCCCTCCTGCCTGAGGCTTCGTGGGGGAGGTTCCCCGCAGTCCCCGGAAAGCTCTGTGCAGGTCAAGAGAAGGGAAGTCAGTAATTTCCAAATGGAATAAAATTTTACGGAAGGTGGCGCCGCTTGGGAGGGGGAGGGAGATATGTCCTTAAGCGACCCTCAGAAAGATCGAACACCTTGAGGCCTATATAATTTCGATCTTTCTGCGGAGGGCGGCCCCCGGCCTGAGGGGGCCGCCCGTGTCGCGTAGGACATATCTCCCTCCCCCTCCCAAGCGGCTCAGGGCGCGGCGTTTATTTTCGAGAAACGAGCAAGATAAATCACGACAGGATAACCTATGGCGCTGGACGAAACTCTCAAAAACCTCGAAAGCCAAAAAACCAAGGCCAGGCAGATGGGCGGTCCGGAGGAGGTGGCCAAGCAGCACGCCGCCGGCAAGCTCACCGCCCGCGAGCGTGTCGACCTGCTCTTCGACAAGGGGAGCTTCGTCGAGATCGGCATCCTGGCCCACCATCAGTCCACGCATCCCGACATGGTCAAGCGCGAGACACCCGCCGACGGCTGCATCACGGGTTACGGAAAAATTAACGGCAGACTCGTCGCCTGCGCGGCCTACGACTTCACCGTGATGGCCGGCTCGATCGGCTACGTCCAGGAACGCAAGGTGGACCGGCTGCGCGAGATCGCCTTGAAAGAGAAAATCCCGATGGTCTGGCTCCTCGACTCGGCCGGCGCGCGCATCCAAGAGCTGGCGGGCTCGCAGTTCGCCGAGAGTGGGAAACTGTTCTACGACCAAGTGAAGATGAGCGGCTACATCCCGCAGGTCGCCGCGATGATGGGGCCCTGCGCCGCCGGGACCGCGTATATTCCGGCCTTGGCGGATTTCGTGCCGATGGTCAAAGGCACCAGCTCCATGGCCCTGGCCGGCCCGCCGCTGGTCAAGGCGGTGATCGGCGAAGAGATCACTATGGAAGAGCTGGGCGGCTCGCGGATCCACTGCGAGATTAGCGGGGTGGGGGATATGGAGGTCGCCGACGACAAGGAATGCATTCGGGTCATTCAGGAGTATTTGAGTTATTTCCCGCAAAACTGCGACGAGAAGCCCCCGATTCTCTCCGGCAAGAAGGCCTATGCCGAATATTCCTTTTCCGAATACGAAGAGGACGAGGCGCCCGGCGACCATGTGGACGAGTCGATTTTGAAGGTATTGCCCGACAGCTCGAAGAAGCCCTACGACATGCACGAGATCATCACCCGCCTGGTCGACCACGGGCGCTT
The genomic region above belongs to Deltaproteobacteria bacterium PRO3 and contains:
- a CDS encoding acyl-CoA carboxylase subunit beta yields the protein MALDETLKNLESQKTKARQMGGPEEVAKQHAAGKLTARERVDLLFDKGSFVEIGILAHHQSTHPDMVKRETPADGCITGYGKINGRLVACAAYDFTVMAGSIGYVQERKVDRLREIALKEKIPMVWLLDSAGARIQELAGSQFAESGKLFYDQVKMSGYIPQVAAMMGPCAAGTAYIPALADFVPMVKGTSSMALAGPPLVKAVIGEEITMEELGGSRIHCEISGVGDMEVADDKECIRVIQEYLSYFPQNCDEKPPILSGKKAYAEYSFSEYEEDEAPGDHVDESILKVLPDSSKKPYDMHEIITRLVDHGRFLEIKPAFAKTLLVGFGRFCGRPMGIVANQPMVMGGVLDVDAADKGARFINLCDAFRIPLLFLQDVPGFMVGSKVERQGIIRHGAKMLYAVSRATVPKLTVVIRKAYGAGYYVMCGRGYEPDGLVAWPTGEISLMGAEGAVNIIFRKEIEASSDPEKTRKELVERYQKEISLEKAAGGAYIDDIIDPRDTKRWILRTLELAEAKQIPWPKKRHGVAPV